In Vanessa cardui chromosome 9, ilVanCard2.1, whole genome shotgun sequence, the DNA window agatatatgttttttttatttacgtacatTAATATACATCTTTCAAAAAAGTAAAGACAATATACTTTGATGATTGTCTGTGGTCTCAGTGTCTTAATCCACACAATTCAGGTCCGCGCATGAGTTcacgttaatttattttattgtaagtgCTTAAGACATTTGGCACTCCGGACCAGACCCATATAAACAGCCCATATAGTAGTCTATATTTATATGAGCCTGGTCTGGACTGGCACTTTAACTTTTTTTCTATAAGTACATCAATATAtagtgatattaataaataataataataataacagcctgtaaattttccaccgCTAggtaaaggcttcctctcctcAAAATTAATTGGTGCTTTCCAGGTTTTGAACCcacattcatcggttaagatgaacgcgttctaaccactgggccatcacgactctCGATATTGACAAACTTATGGAAAAACAAGTAAAAGTAATCATAATGTGTAATCATGTCAGATGGACTGGCTGTATTTATGTTTACGTTATTAGACATTATGCGGGCAGATATTTAGGTAATCAAGCAGTAATAACCTCCACATCGTcctctattatataaaaatcacaatCCTTCTTTATTCCATTTCGAtttcattacttttataaattaacacgttcaatgaacactattttatatattaattgccaGTGTCGTTAACATTCTAAGCCCTTTAGCTAAATTTCGTCTTGGAGTGTGATCGTCCccgacatatatttaatatatgttcttTTCTTCATACTTCGCCATGTTAAACCTACAAAAGGTATCATCGATATACGACTATGGCCAATCGATACTGAATCGTCCATCaggcttttaattttttttttattttataaccctACCCTCAACCAACCCTATTAAAGAAGATATCACCTAAGATCATCATCATTAGTACTGTAAGAAGCACTTTTTAAATTGGCAGAGTAACCAACTATGcgatgtaaattattatatccctTGAGCCTATAATTTCGTTGTCTCACTCGACCTTTATACcttttgtttagcggtagaataattgatgaaagGTTGGTGCCCTACTAAAGCTAGTAAAGTCACTGAATTTACCGACTTCTCCTAAAAAAGTGGCAATTTGTATGCAAAGCGTAATAATTTATTCGTAAACTATTTTTGATTAGGAATTGCTTGTTTACCTCATACCAAATTACAGGATTAACCTATACATCATTTAAAATGGGCTAGCTAGTTTAAATGAGCTGGCTAGCTATGGCTGTTATGTACTGTCATATTATGAAACCAAAATATTTCTTCTTCGATCGTTTATAGAAAAAGTCGTAATTATgttaattcgaataaaaaacattaaaacaattttttccctttaaaatattattataaaagtaaatttcaaCAATTTAAATGTAGTTTATGATAGAGTTCTCTCTTAGGCTctaatatcttattttaagaATATCCGTATTTCCTTATATACTTATCCAAATACAATAGAACGGAAAGGCTATATTTACTACTCTCCATGGCGTACTTAAGGTTTTTGACAAGGGTATACCGACAAAAATCCTAAAGAATACATACAACATACAAATTACATGGAAACAACATTATAATCATCATAGGGTATGCAATACTTTTGGTTAAAGCCtatcgtatttttattacaactgtAAATCTTAAATTACAGATTTCCACTTAATTGTCGTTTTTCCTgattacttaaattattcatctctaaaagaaatattatctaaattgtattatacttttaaatccaTTCAATTTAGACGTAATATAGAATACATAAAAGTATGAATTCTTATATATCGGAATATAAATAAGACCTCGAGGTGGATACTTTTAAATAccaatttaatacaaaattgccAGTGGTAGGTCCTCCGAAAGAAAACATTGTTtggaaatttgaaataaaacctgCACCGTCTTGGTTTATTTTCAGTGCCTAGtattaagaattataattatgatcaaGTTAATATTGacgttaacaattttttttctcaattaataTCTTATAACTAAGTATAGGATTGTTACATCGATTTGATTCTAAAATTTGCACTTTTCAGTTGTTCAGTTTCGCAGTTGCTAACCACTACGAACGTCGGATACTGGCCAACAACGCAGAAGATATTCTACATATAAGATAttctacttatattattatgattataatataatatgagtaggAAAGAAGTTTATTTAAGTAGCAATAATATATTCCAAGACATAGGAAAGAAAATTTCTTGAAAGCTgaaaattttctattatttatttgccCAACCAAGGTGGGATTCAATCCatgatttaaatatgtatgatatCACTTTATTTTCGATTAGCAGCACTAATAACTTAGAATATTCACAAGTTTCTTTTAAAAGGATTACCCACCCACTAAATCCTCTGCAATAACCGTTATAGACTAATCGTAAGGGTCACTTTTTGTCCAGCTATATGCTGCGTTTGCAGATCGTATGGGTTCGCCGTTCCCGACAAACGCTTCTCATTTAATCTTATTACTACTTTTTTACCCCTCAACCTTCACTATCTAAGGtttctataatttaaaactatatgttATAAGCCCAATCTACATTGGtgagttgttattattattataagtattttataactcGGTATTTAGTAGTGGCTGGCAAACGTTAAAACTTATAAGACGACGACAATTTATTGCACTAGTCAAGAAtggtgtattatttattaatcggGATACAGTGGTATGATACATGTTCGCTTCTTCACATACTTCACTGTAAAGGGAATTTGCTAACAAAGTTAATTCTCCGATACTTTTACATCACTGtttaataatacaatgtatTCTTACTAAGTCACTTCGCTAAATTTTTGTTCTATGTACACTGGCTTTACTGTTTGACAATAATTCAATATTGACAGATgccttaaattaaatgacagaAGTAGTAAAGTTAAAGAAGCCgctacattaaatatattgtttaacgttaaataatttaatagatttgttttgatttaataaaaatgacccatattttaaaagtattaataaacgCTTCAGAAAAGGCAGCGCGTGTTGCGAAATCGTGTTGCGAAAACTCCGAGACCCTACTTGTTGCTGAAAAATGTGAAACTGAAGCGAATACACGCTTCGATAAAGATTTTAAGACAATTGCAGATGTTTTGGCGCAAGAATCGGCGAAATCGCTGATAGTTTCACATTTTCCAGACCTTGCATCTCACGTTCGAGGAGAAGAATGTTCCGAGATTGGCGGCCACACTATTGGATTGCGAGAGGACGTAGAAAGAACCAGTGAATTGCTTAGCTGTTTAATACCGCCGGTAACCGCTAAAAGAATGTCAGAAGCAGCACACTGTGATATCGACCTTAACTTAGATCTTCCCTCATCTCTTCCAGACCTTGATCTTGATAATTTAGGAATATGGATTGACCCAATCGGTAAATATCAAGTGTTTTGGTAGCTAATTATAAGGACTCcagtttttgtgtatattataagGAATAGCCTACAAAAATCTGTAAATGCCTTACATATGACATACATTTTATcttctcttgtttttttaaatagatgctACTGCAGAATTTATAGCCGGTGTAAGAAATGAAGCAAAAATAGGTCATGGTCTTCCATGTGTTACTGTTTTGATTGGAGCTTATTTGAGGTCTACTGGAGAACCAGTAATTGGAGTAATAAATCAACCATTTTATGAAAAGTAAGGTCTAGTAAGTTGTTTTAATGCTTTGCCTCTTAGTGAAGCCAATCTTTTGACATGGTTCTCTATATGTTAGTACttatgatgaaattaaaattgccTATAAACTTATTGATGATGTAACTaattaatgtaacattaaatttattatttaagtggGAAAGGCAGGATAATCTGGGGTTTTAATCATGAGGATGTAAGAGAGTGGTCTAAATCTGAACAAGTTGATTCTGATGAGAAAGTCATTTTAATGAGTGGAGCTGAAAAGCCAGATGTTATAGAAAAGTTTAAGACTTCCGGATGGCAAGTAAAGTCTGTTCCTGGAGCTGGTCATAAGCTGATGAAAGTAGCTTTAGGTATGTGATACTTAAATAATCCTAAATACAGAGAGCTACAATAAGAATTccaaagataaattaaattaacacttagg includes these proteins:
- the LOC124532568 gene encoding inositol polyphosphate 1-phosphatase is translated as MTHILKVLINASEKAARVAKSCCENSETLLVAEKCETEANTRFDKDFKTIADVLAQESAKSLIVSHFPDLASHVRGEECSEIGGHTIGLREDVERTSELLSCLIPPVTAKRMSEAAHCDIDLNLDLPSSLPDLDLDNLGIWIDPIDATAEFIAGVRNEAKIGHGLPCVTVLIGAYLRSTGEPVIGVINQPFYENGKGRIIWGFNHEDVREWSKSEQVDSDEKVILMSGAEKPDVIEKFKTSGWQVKSVPGAGHKLMKVALGEVSAYIVSQGTTFRWDTCGPHAIILAKGGNVLSYKDFLPITYNDDKDLDTKEYCNKDGIIAYTNESILNELKHIIT